A region of Candidatus Eisenbacteria bacterium DNA encodes the following proteins:
- a CDS encoding class I SAM-dependent methyltransferase, which yields MGPRNHDTVALFEEAASWDAFGDNPYLEERNRIVLSMLPQAAQSVVDVGCGNGVLLRALALSRSVVGLDPSRRALAAFEGPRVCALGERLPLRSGSVDVACALEVLEHLDGASVLACCAELSRVARRWILIGTPDRENPLRNALRCPRCGEIFNRSHHLQSFDESRIASLFPEFAPLSVKNGGQRVRGYLRPLLWLRHRLAGRFYSGPGETRGLCPACGNREFPRFRHNLPSLMLDGVNRLLSPRRPYWVLVLLERRQDGRIGGAA from the coding sequence ATGGGTCCGAGGAACCACGACACGGTCGCGCTCTTCGAGGAGGCCGCATCCTGGGACGCCTTCGGGGACAACCCCTACCTCGAGGAGCGCAACCGGATCGTCCTCTCGATGCTCCCGCAGGCTGCGCAGAGCGTCGTCGACGTGGGGTGCGGAAACGGAGTCCTCCTCCGGGCGCTCGCCCTCTCTCGGTCGGTCGTGGGGCTTGATCCGAGCCGGAGAGCTCTCGCAGCGTTCGAGGGGCCGAGGGTCTGCGCCCTGGGGGAGCGGCTGCCGCTGCGGTCCGGAAGCGTCGATGTCGCCTGCGCCCTCGAGGTCCTGGAGCATCTGGACGGCGCGTCGGTCCTGGCCTGCTGCGCGGAACTCTCCCGCGTGGCGCGGCGCTGGATCCTGATCGGGACGCCCGACCGGGAGAACCCGCTTCGCAACGCCCTCAGGTGCCCCAGATGCGGAGAGATCTTCAACCGCAGCCACCATCTTCAGAGCTTCGACGAGTCCCGCATCGCCTCCCTCTTCCCGGAGTTCGCCCCTCTCTCCGTCAAGAACGGCGGACAACGGGTGCGAGGATATCTCAGGCCTCTCCTCTGGCTGCGACATCGTCTCGCAGGTCGCTTCTACAGCGGGCCGGGCGAGACGCGAGGGCTCTGTCCCGCCTGCGGAAACCGCGAGTTCCCTCGATTCCGGCACAATCTCCCTTCCCTTATGCTCGATGGAGTGAATCGGCTTCTGAGCCCAAGGCGTCCGTACTGGGTCCTGGTGCTCCTCGAGAGACGCCAAGACGGCAGGATAGGCGGCGCGGCGTGA
- a CDS encoding glycosyltransferase family 4 protein — translation MIGQTIPSAERSVLLVTYYFPPAGGPGVQRMLKFAKYLPCFGWRPLILTVREDAAYPVLDPTLLCDIPAAARVVRTGITEFYGVYKGISKARGPLDISTRSGREGASARILRWIRASLFIPDGRVGWIPHAVRPGLGLARREGALAVMSSGPPFTGHLIARKIRSRLRLPWVADFRDPWTRAPFYPERPALARWIDERLERSVVREATKVVSVNREILDDFRERHGEPGAERFLTIPNGFDQEDFEGLEREIPEKLTLVHTGSLFASRDPRPLREALSTLCREEPGFAEGTEIILAGRVDDDVAGAFGSPPLSRMVRFPGYLPHRESLRLLMRAHICLLFIGEERQSRGMLTGKLFEYLGSGTPVLAIGPEGEAADLIRTCRAGTILPPGDEGRLLETLRALWRRHLAGEPVLDSPDKEAVAAFGRKRLTGRLVAALDEITRGISDPASCC, via the coding sequence GTGATCGGTCAAACCATCCCTTCGGCCGAGCGCTCCGTCCTGCTCGTCACCTACTACTTCCCTCCCGCAGGAGGCCCGGGCGTCCAGAGGATGCTCAAGTTCGCGAAGTACCTGCCCTGCTTCGGCTGGAGGCCGCTGATCCTGACCGTGCGCGAGGACGCCGCCTACCCTGTTCTCGATCCGACATTGCTCTGCGACATCCCCGCCGCCGCGCGCGTCGTTCGAACCGGGATCACGGAGTTCTACGGAGTCTACAAGGGGATCTCGAAGGCTCGGGGCCCCCTCGACATCAGCACGCGCAGCGGCCGCGAGGGCGCATCGGCTCGAATCCTCCGCTGGATCAGGGCCAGCCTCTTCATCCCGGACGGGCGCGTCGGATGGATCCCGCACGCCGTTCGGCCCGGACTCGGGCTCGCGCGGCGAGAGGGAGCCCTTGCCGTCATGAGCTCCGGCCCCCCCTTCACCGGCCATCTGATCGCCCGGAAGATCCGGAGCCGGCTTCGCCTGCCGTGGGTCGCCGACTTCCGGGATCCGTGGACCCGGGCGCCGTTCTATCCGGAGCGGCCCGCCCTAGCCCGTTGGATCGACGAGCGCCTCGAGCGGAGCGTGGTGCGCGAGGCCACGAAAGTCGTCTCCGTGAATCGCGAGATCTTGGACGACTTCCGCGAGCGACACGGAGAGCCGGGTGCAGAGCGGTTCCTTACGATTCCGAACGGTTTCGACCAAGAGGACTTCGAGGGCCTCGAGCGGGAGATTCCCGAGAAACTGACCCTGGTTCACACCGGAAGCCTCTTCGCCTCCAGGGATCCGCGGCCGCTCAGGGAAGCGCTCTCGACTCTCTGTCGTGAGGAGCCCGGCTTCGCCGAAGGGACCGAGATCATTCTCGCGGGGAGAGTCGACGACGATGTCGCCGGGGCCTTCGGCTCGCCGCCCCTCAGCCGCATGGTCCGATTCCCGGGCTACCTCCCCCACAGGGAGTCCCTCCGCCTCTTGATGCGGGCCCACATCTGCCTCCTCTTCATCGGGGAAGAGAGACAGTCGCGGGGCATGTTGACCGGCAAGCTCTTCGAGTACCTCGGGAGCGGCACGCCGGTGCTTGCGATCGGCCCCGAAGGGGAGGCGGCCGATCTGATCCGGACCTGCCGGGCCGGGACGATTCTCCCCCCCGGGGACGAGGGTCGATTGCTCGAGACGCTGCGGGCCCTCTGGAGGCGCCACCTGGCGGGAGAGCCGGTCCTCGACTCCCCCGACAAGGAGGCCGTCGCAGCCTTTGGCCGCAAGAGGCTCACAGGGCGCCTCGTCGCTGCGCTCGATGAGATCACGAGGGGCATATCGGATCCAGCCTCCTGCTGCTAG